One region of Candidatus Manganitrophus noduliformans genomic DNA includes:
- a CDS encoding RES family NAD+ phosphorylase, which translates to MREVYRIALAKHARDLSGKGARLTGGRWNTKDTAVIYTSESRSLAAMEYLVHVSLTDIPPEIKITSIGISETIIPKEIDPSDLPKDWRKSPAPFLLGDIGAKWVSGMDSLLLRVPSAVVLHEFNILINPAHPDMKSVKIVDVESFIYDERLHKPTK; encoded by the coding sequence ATGAGGGAGGTCTATCGGATCGCCCTCGCAAAACATGCGCGCGACCTCTCAGGAAAGGGGGCGAGACTCACGGGGGGCCGATGGAACACCAAAGATACGGCGGTCATCTACACCTCTGAGAGTAGATCGCTCGCGGCAATGGAATACCTGGTCCATGTGTCGCTGACTGACATCCCACCCGAAATAAAAATAACCTCGATCGGCATCTCTGAAACGATCATTCCGAAAGAAATCGATCCATCCGATCTACCCAAAGATTGGCGTAAAAGTCCCGCCCCTTTCTTGTTGGGAGACATCGGTGCGAAGTGGGTATCGGGTATGGATAGCCTTTTATTGCGCGTTCCATCCGCCGTTGTCCTGCATGAGTTTAACATCCTAATTAACCCGGCTCACCCCGACATGAAATCCGTCAAAATCGTCGATGTGGAGAGCTTTATCTATGATGAGAGACTCCACAAGCCGACGAAATAA
- a CDS encoding Uma2 family endonuclease, with amino-acid sequence MLKTKIKLTYADYVALPDEKRYELIEGDLYMVPAPGFYHQVVSRNIEMALWDIVKSHRLGVVLDAPVDVVLTQEDVVQPDILFISNERRSIITEKYLSGAPDLIIEILSPSSMERDKLVKRNLYAEHGVSEYWIVNPVGKQIEVLLLKSHAFVLYGIFLIDDRLTSPLLPGFELSLESVFEPA; translated from the coding sequence ATGTTGAAGACGAAGATCAAATTAACCTATGCCGATTATGTCGCCCTGCCCGATGAGAAGCGCTACGAATTGATCGAGGGGGATCTTTATATGGTTCCAGCGCCCGGGTTCTATCACCAGGTTGTTTCTCGAAATATTGAAATGGCCCTTTGGGATATTGTGAAGTCCCACCGCTTGGGAGTGGTGCTAGATGCCCCGGTGGATGTGGTCCTCACCCAGGAAGATGTGGTTCAACCCGATATTCTGTTTATCTCCAACGAACGGCGCAGCATCATTACCGAGAAGTATCTCTCCGGTGCGCCTGATTTGATCATCGAGATCCTCTCCCCCTCCTCAATGGAGCGGGATAAACTCGTCAAACGCAATCTGTATGCCGAGCATGGGGTTTCCGAATACTGGATCGTCAATCCGGTAGGGAAACAGATCGAGGTCCTTCTTCTGAAAAGCCATGCGTTTGTTCTGTACGGAATCTTTTTAATCGATGATCGCCTCACCTCCCCGCTCCTGCCGGGGTTTGAACTTTCCCTTGAGAGCGTTTTTGAACCCGCATAG